The genomic interval TCCTGCAAGATATTCGCATCAAGCGCTCCTAAACCATGTTGATTTGTTTCAGGAGATACGCTAGAAGCATTACGCAGTTTAATAATCTCTAAGTTTTGTTGCTCATCTTTCCCATCGATTGCATAGGTTTTAGCCAAAGCAGCCGCTTCTTCCGGACTCTCAATCATCCATTGTGCACTGTTACGATAAGCTTCCAAGAAATCCTTCAATTCTTGCTGCTTTTCTTGATATACTTTCTCTGTTACAACAAATACATCACTCGGTACATTTAAATAGTCTTTCACATTCATCACATTGACTTCCTCTAAACCTTTGGCTTGTCCAACAACTAGTCCCGTATCAGTCGCAGCTGTTGCATCCACTTGCCCTTGCATTAATGGGGCAAAGTTTAAAAGACCTGTCTCAACAATTTTTACATCATTTTCTGAAAGACCGACCTGATGTAATAACACTAATAAGTTTTGACGTGTTCCGCTTGATAGACTATAAACGCCAATTGTTTTTCCCTTTAAATCTTCTGGTTTGTTAATATTAGCTTCCTTTAGTGATACGATGTTAAATACATTTTGCGGATAAATATTGTAAATAACTTTTAGCTTTTCACCTTTATCTAATGCGAAAAATAGTGAACCTGGATCAGTAAAAGCGATATCTGCTTTCCCAGATAAAATATTTTTAATCGCATCGCCACCGCCTGCACCAGGAATAACAGTTACATCTAGGCCTTTATCTTGAAAGAAATGCTTCTTCTCATCGACTAATAGATTCGTTTGTTCTGTAAGTGGCTTACTCCAGTTCGCTACTCGAATCGTTTGGACGTCTGTTGAATCAGATTTCGCTGTTCCCTTATTTTCATCCTTTGCACCACACGCTGACATCAATACGGTCATACATAATAAAATCGTGACTAACCATCTATTTTTCATTTTCTATTCTCCTTCATATATTTCTTTAGTACAGTAACTTCTAATACATAAATCAATTGATATAAAACCATGCCCATCACAGTTAATAAAATTAACACAGCAAACATTAACGGCGTATCCATCATCCCTTGCGACGCGACGATGAGCGCTCCTAATCCATCGCTTCCCCCAATAAACTCGCCAACAACAGCCCCTACTACGGCTAATACAACCGCCACTCGAAGTCCGGCTAGAATCCCTGGCAGGCCATTAGGAATTTTTAAATGAATTAAGGTTTGCCAGCGTGTTGCTCGAAGCATATGAAATAATTCTTGTTTTTGTTTATTCGTAGACTGAATCGCTGTAATCGTATTCTCCAATAATGGAAAAAAACAAATCAGGGCAGTGATTATGACTTTCGATTTCATGCCAAAACCAAACCATAGAATAAATAAAGGGGCCAAAGCAAGCTTAGGAACAGCTTGGCTCGCAATGATATAAGGAGAAAGAAGCTTTCTTAAAAATTCAATCTCACCCATAATCACCCCAACGATAAATCCCCCGACACAGCCAATTACCAAACCTAGCAACACTTCTGATAGTGTTCGCAAAATATGTGGAATAAAGTATCCACTTTGCAGACCATCTACTAAAGTCGTAACAATAACCGTAGGAGCCGGCAAAACAAGCTCTGACATAAAGCTTGCACTATATTCCCAAATGATGAGGAACATAATAAATAATAGAATTGAGTATAAAGGGAGACTTTTCATCGCTTATTTCCTCCCAATACATGTCGTAACGTCAGGCACAACTCATTAAAATACGGCGCGTATTTCATTTCTACATTTCTCTCTTTTTCTAATTTTACAGCAGTATCAAAAATGATTTGGCCTTGATCTATGACTGCAATCCGATCTGACAAATACACGGCTTCTGCGATATCATGCGTAATAAAAAGAACCGTTGTATGACGGGTCTTACAAATTTTCAACAAATCATCCTGTAGTTCTTCTCTTGTAATAGCATCCAGAGCAGCAAATGGTTCATCTAGAAACAGCATCGTTGGTTTTTGAATCAACGCTCTCGCAATAGCAACACGACTTTGTTGTCCTCCAGATAATTGAGTAGGATAACGATCTAAATAAGTCGTTAAACCAACCATCTCTAATACTTCTAACCCATACTGTCGATCTTGTTGCGTAATCTTTCTTTTCAGCGAAATCGGAAGCAACACATTTTCTAGCACTGTTTTCCATTCTAATAAGGTAGGAGATTGGAACACAAAACCACATTCATCCAACGGCCCTATTACTTCTTTTCCTTTAAAGCGAATCATTCCTGAATGAGATGGAAGCAAGCCCGCTGCAAGCTTTAATAACGTTGTCTTTCCACAGCCGCTTTTCCCTAGAAAGCAATGAAATTCCCCTTCTTCAATAGACCAGTTCACTCCATGTAACACAGTTGTCTTCTCTTGATAGCTATAAGTCAAATCCTCAATTGTTAAAAAACTCATCTGCTAACCTCCTAATCTGCATAGGGAGCCAACTCTTCACTTAATTGTTCAGCTGAAGCTTCGATATCAACCATATTAATTAAATCCAGTACATTAAAGCGGCCATCATGATGCCATCCAGCTTCTGGAGATGTCATATTTCCCAATGCCGTCATTCGAGTCACACCAACACTCCCTAGTAAATGAGACCATTGAAACAATTCAGACGGACTAGCAGCGATTCCAACCGTTTGCAGGTAATCCCGATGCATGAGAAGGCCTTTCGTCACCTCTTCTATGTGATCAAACTCTTTCACTTTTACAACACGATTTAAACTGCTTGGTGTAAGGCTAAGATCGGAATCTTCAAAAACAACAGTCCAATCATTTTGGTTATTGCCTAATACTTCATTATTTGGATTCGAGAACAGGTTCATTTCTTCTTTATTTTTCCAAGCGGCCATCTCCATCGATTCGGCCATTGATAGTTTTCTTCTCGGAAACCTTCTATTAAACGCCTCTAGTTCATGACCTATATATCTAGCAAATTCTTTTGGAGAAACATTTCCTCCTTTTTGTACATAGAAAACATGTGGAGAATAACAGCCTTGTTGGTCATAGCGCATCACATCCAAAGCAGCCAAATGGGCTGCCTGCAAAGCTTTAAGAGAATCAAGAGACGTCTTTGAAACAATCCCAAAACTTAGCTTGTGTCCAAATGGTAAAAACCTTTTAGTGATTGGAATCCGACTTCGTAAAGCTTCCATCGCTTCATTGCCCCCATACCCGACAACAATATCTGTTTGCTGAAAAATAAAGCGTTCTCTCTCTTCTTCTCCGCCCTTCCACCAAAGAACGGCAAAGCAATCTGCTAATCTTGGTTCTATTTCCACTAAAAGCTTAGCGAACCAGCCAGCAAATAATGGCTCAGCACTCGATACCTTCCCGATATTCCCTGCTTTCACTAACAAACTAGATATAAAGCTCCATAAAGGAAGACCAGGCACATTCCCTGACCAAATATGCGTAATTAAATCCGGACTAAAAGCCTTCGAAAATCCACCTTTTACTCTCGGTTGAAAATCATCCAACAACAATGGATTTCCTAAATCTTCAACAAGAAAACGCTGCAGTTCATGTTTTCGAAACGTTTTTAAATAAGAAGTCAAACCAAGCCTTATCATTTCTTCATCATAGCCTGTTACAATCGGTAATACTTTTTCAGCTTTTTGTCGATAAGATGAATCACGCTCTAGAAGTCTATGTATCGCTTCATCAATGATGTTCATTAACTCATTAACAGAAAAAGATTTTAACACCTTACGACTGCTATGCTTAATCTTGTCAATTAACCTGCTCATTTGTTCATGTGTAAGAATCGGAATCTCCACTTCTATTGTTTCCTGATTTCTTTCGAATAGAAGCACCTTTGTCTCAAATGATTCTTCTCCTATATTCGGAATATATCCAGCGATTTCTCTCATTTCTCCAGTCCCTTTGAAGCCTTTAAAAATTCTGCCATCGCTAGCGAACAGCCTTTTGCTTCTGTTCCTTCCACTCTTCCTAATAACAGAAAACCGCCTTCCACTTCAACACCAACATCTTCTGTTAAAATCGTAGAAACAGAATTCATATTAGCAAGGTCACAATGAACAATAACGCCGCGTTCTCCTTTTGCTACTTCTTCACCTGTTAACGGATTTACGACTCGCGTTTTAATCCAACTTGGTCCTGACTTAACAGCAGGCACAGATTGATTTCCATTGTCATACAGCTGTGTACTCAGCTCGGTCATGCCGTACATATTGATACACGCTGAACGATTGACTCCTAAATATGTAGAAAGCAACTGATAGAACTCATCCAACTCTAATTCTTTAGATTGTTTTTTAAAGCCGCCCGTATCAAGAATTTTACTTCCTTTTGGTAGAGTAAAAGTTTGATTCCCACGCTCTAGTTCTTCTAAAAGATGAACAAAGCTATAACTTGCACCTAAAAGAGCATAAGGTTCTCCAGTTACTTCAGCATTCCTCAGCTCTTTCTGTAAGCCTTCCACATCAAGCTTGTGATTTTGTATAAAATAACGGCTATCTTCTGTCCCAAACCTTTCTTTTGCGAGTTTTAAATAACGAGCTAAAGAAGAATTAGGCATCTCCTGTTCTGTTGGAAATAAGATTCCCATCCGAATCTTATCGGTATTTCCCATAAATCTTTCTTGAAAATTTTTAATCATCGACCTATCAAATATGTCTAATGTTGGATGATAATGTTTACCTCTAATTCCTTGTGTTGTACCACTTGTCATATAAACCGCTTCCGCTTGCTCCGGATCACAACAGCTCAAAGTAACATCTTTAAAAGCATTAATCGGTACTGGCGGGATGTCTCTCCAAGTTTTCACAGTACGCGGTGTTTTTCCTTTTTGAGAACAAAAAGTTCGATAAGGAATGTTATATTGATAGTGATAGCGAAATAATTGTAAAGCCTGCTGATTAAAATCTTCCTCAGAAGATTCATTACAATTAATAAATTGAACTGTCGATTCAATCATTTCTTTTTGAGTCATCATGTTTACCCATTCCTTTCAATGTAGCCATTTATTTTCTAATAGCGCAAAAAAGCACTTTGCGTACGCAAAGTGCAAAAATACAGAGTAATCCCCTTATCACTTCCCTACGCTGGCATGACCCAACAGGTTCAAACGGTCTACGGTAGATTAACCGTACTCTCAGCCTGATTCCACAGACTCCCGATATCATCTATTTTTATACAAAGAATACCCTTTCTTTTTGTAGAATGCAATCATAAAGTGAAACTTCCATCAAAGGGGAGTTCCTTTATCACCCACTAATGGTTAGCCAATTGGGCCTTTACTACAAAAGCGAGGCGACTGTTCAGCCCCGACAAGCATAAGATGAAATGCGGCGTGGCGCAGTTTGCCACAAAGCATTGCAGCTTATGACCTCGAGGGGCTAGGAGCCGCAACTAGATGAGGGCAGTTGTCCCCCACCTATCTTCTTTGTTTCTTCATAAGCTGGAGGTGGGGGGCTTACTGCCCGTTAAGTGTAAGACAAAAAAACCTGTACCAAAAGTAGCGTACAGGTTTTCACTCAATCTCGTTCATCAACTATCCACTTATCCGCGAATTTGTCCTTGTCCATAAATAAAATATTTAGTAGATGTTAAAGCAGGTAATCCCATTGGTCCACGCGCATGAAGCTTTTGCGTACTAATCCCAATTTCAGCACCGTAACCGAATTCAAACCCATCAGTAAAACGGGTAGAAG from Peribacillus asahii carries:
- a CDS encoding ABC transporter ATP-binding protein, with translation MSFLTIEDLTYSYQEKTTVLHGVNWSIEEGEFHCFLGKSGCGKTTLLKLAAGLLPSHSGMIRFKGKEVIGPLDECGFVFQSPTLLEWKTVLENVLLPISLKRKITQQDRQYGLEVLEMVGLTTYLDRYPTQLSGGQQSRVAIARALIQKPTMLFLDEPFAALDAITREELQDDLLKICKTRHTTVLFITHDIAEAVYLSDRIAVIDQGQIIFDTAVKLEKERNVEMKYAPYFNELCLTLRHVLGGNKR
- a CDS encoding acyl-CoA reductase; translated protein: MREIAGYIPNIGEESFETKVLLFERNQETIEVEIPILTHEQMSRLIDKIKHSSRKVLKSFSVNELMNIIDEAIHRLLERDSSYRQKAEKVLPIVTGYDEEMIRLGLTSYLKTFRKHELQRFLVEDLGNPLLLDDFQPRVKGGFSKAFSPDLITHIWSGNVPGLPLWSFISSLLVKAGNIGKVSSAEPLFAGWFAKLLVEIEPRLADCFAVLWWKGGEEERERFIFQQTDIVVGYGGNEAMEALRSRIPITKRFLPFGHKLSFGIVSKTSLDSLKALQAAHLAALDVMRYDQQGCYSPHVFYVQKGGNVSPKEFARYIGHELEAFNRRFPRRKLSMAESMEMAAWKNKEEMNLFSNPNNEVLGNNQNDWTVVFEDSDLSLTPSSLNRVVKVKEFDHIEEVTKGLLMHRDYLQTVGIAASPSELFQWSHLLGSVGVTRMTALGNMTSPEAGWHHDGRFNVLDLINMVDIEASAEQLSEELAPYAD
- a CDS encoding LuxE/PaaK family acyltransferase; its protein translation is MMTQKEMIESTVQFINCNESSEEDFNQQALQLFRYHYQYNIPYRTFCSQKGKTPRTVKTWRDIPPVPINAFKDVTLSCCDPEQAEAVYMTSGTTQGIRGKHYHPTLDIFDRSMIKNFQERFMGNTDKIRMGILFPTEQEMPNSSLARYLKLAKERFGTEDSRYFIQNHKLDVEGLQKELRNAEVTGEPYALLGASYSFVHLLEELERGNQTFTLPKGSKILDTGGFKKQSKELELDEFYQLLSTYLGVNRSACINMYGMTELSTQLYDNGNQSVPAVKSGPSWIKTRVVNPLTGEEVAKGERGVIVHCDLANMNSVSTILTEDVGVEVEGGFLLLGRVEGTEAKGCSLAMAEFLKASKGLEK
- a CDS encoding ABC transporter substrate-binding protein; protein product: MKNRWLVTILLCMTVLMSACGAKDENKGTAKSDSTDVQTIRVANWSKPLTEQTNLLVDEKKHFFQDKGLDVTVIPGAGGGDAIKNILSGKADIAFTDPGSLFFALDKGEKLKVIYNIYPQNVFNIVSLKEANINKPEDLKGKTIGVYSLSSGTRQNLLVLLHQVGLSENDVKIVETGLLNFAPLMQGQVDATAATDTGLVVGQAKGLEEVNVMNVKDYLNVPSDVFVVTEKVYQEKQQELKDFLEAYRNSAQWMIESPEEAAALAKTYAIDGKDEQQNLEIIKLRNASSVSPETNQHGLGALDANILQDGADTYQKLGLIKEKLNMDEVVVDTLLPKK
- a CDS encoding ABC transporter permease codes for the protein MKSLPLYSILLFIMFLIIWEYSASFMSELVLPAPTVIVTTLVDGLQSGYFIPHILRTLSEVLLGLVIGCVGGFIVGVIMGEIEFLRKLLSPYIIASQAVPKLALAPLFILWFGFGMKSKVIITALICFFPLLENTITAIQSTNKQKQELFHMLRATRWQTLIHLKIPNGLPGILAGLRVAVVLAVVGAVVGEFIGGSDGLGALIVASQGMMDTPLMFAVLILLTVMGMVLYQLIYVLEVTVLKKYMKENRK